A window from Leptospira meyeri encodes these proteins:
- a CDS encoding glutathione peroxidase, translating into MSEEFYKIKVKRGSEEVPLEQFKDKVLLIVNTASECGFTPQYKGLQETYDRYKAKGLEVLAFPCNQFGQQEPGTDAEIKLFCERTFSTTFPIFSKLEVNGPNTDPLYQHLKKQAPGIFGSVDIKWNFTKFLIDKQGNVVKRYAPITKPEDIEKDIEKLVKA; encoded by the coding sequence ATGTCAGAAGAATTTTACAAAATTAAAGTGAAACGCGGATCCGAGGAAGTTCCTTTGGAGCAATTCAAAGACAAAGTGCTTTTGATAGTGAATACTGCAAGTGAGTGTGGATTTACGCCTCAATACAAAGGTCTTCAAGAAACATATGATCGTTATAAAGCAAAAGGTTTAGAAGTTTTGGCATTCCCGTGCAACCAGTTCGGTCAACAAGAGCCGGGAACAGACGCAGAAATTAAGTTGTTTTGTGAAAGAACATTCTCAACTACTTTTCCAATCTTTTCTAAATTAGAAGTGAACGGACCAAATACTGATCCACTCTATCAACACCTTAAAAAACAAGCTCCTGGGATTTTTGGTTCCGTTGACATAAAATGGAATTTTACAAAGTTCCTTATCGACAAACAAGGAAATGTGGTGAAAAGATACGCACCAATTACAAAACCTGAAGATATCGAAAAGGATATCGAAAAACTTGTCAAAGCTTAA
- the atpE gene encoding ATP synthase F0 subunit C, with protein MEFGLGYIAVGLAAGLALLGAGIGIGRIGGSVAESISRQPEAAGKIQLVLYVAAGMIEGAALFAVVIALLIALKLNGSIDKTIGAGATKVEQGQ; from the coding sequence ATGGAATTCGGTTTAGGATACATCGCAGTAGGACTCGCAGCAGGACTTGCATTACTTGGTGCAGGAATCGGTATTGGTAGAATTGGTGGATCAGTGGCAGAAAGCATTAGCCGCCAACCAGAAGCAGCGGGAAAGATCCAACTCGTTCTTTACGTAGCAGCAGGTATGATTGAAGGAGCAGCACTTTTCGCAGTGGTAATCGCTCTTCTTATCGCGCTCAAACTCAATGGCTCAATTGACAAAACAATTGGTGCTGGTGCCACTAAAGTAGAACAAGGACAATAG
- a CDS encoding ammonium transporter, translating into MNIQLVLRPLLVCALFLLPGFLAAEGELPSPPTIDKSDTAWLLVSSAFVFFMIPGLALFYGGIVRSKNVLSTMMHSFVAIIVMTLQWTIFGYSFAFSGESPYIGNFDLVFLNGIDLDSVKGTIPTYVHFLFQGMFAIITPALISGAIAERIKLSAYIVFILVWSTLVYDPVAHWVWADSGWLLKMNALDFAGGTVVHLISGIAGLAAAIVIGKRKGDAGLLTHPNNMTYTLLGSGLLWFGWFGFNAGSGLAVNGLAARAFLVTLIAPAAAGASWLLIEWLHTKKATALGAASGIVAGLVVITPASGYVGVQGALIMGALVSPLCYMAILLKGKLGYDDTLDAFGIHGAGGAFGAILTGFFALELAEGMTLGNQLTAQVISVVVTGLYSFVVSYLLALVIEKTIGFRIEEDKEITGLDQEIHGEKGYDIR; encoded by the coding sequence ATGAATATACAATTGGTCTTACGGCCTTTGTTGGTATGTGCCCTTTTCCTTTTGCCTGGTTTCCTGGCGGCTGAAGGAGAACTACCATCCCCCCCTACCATCGATAAATCTGATACCGCTTGGTTGTTAGTTTCTTCTGCATTTGTGTTCTTTATGATCCCTGGACTTGCCTTGTTCTACGGTGGTATTGTCCGTTCCAAAAATGTTCTCTCTACAATGATGCATAGCTTTGTTGCGATCATCGTGATGACACTACAGTGGACTATCTTTGGATATAGTTTTGCTTTTTCAGGGGAGAGCCCGTATATTGGAAATTTTGATTTAGTATTTTTGAATGGGATAGATCTCGATTCTGTAAAGGGTACGATTCCAACTTATGTACACTTCTTGTTTCAAGGAATGTTTGCCATCATTACTCCCGCCTTGATCTCTGGGGCCATTGCAGAAAGAATCAAACTATCAGCTTATATCGTTTTTATTCTCGTATGGTCAACATTAGTTTACGATCCAGTAGCCCATTGGGTTTGGGCAGATTCGGGTTGGTTGTTAAAAATGAATGCTCTCGATTTTGCAGGAGGTACTGTCGTTCATTTGATTTCAGGGATTGCCGGGCTTGCAGCAGCAATTGTGATCGGGAAACGGAAAGGTGATGCCGGCTTATTAACTCATCCAAATAACATGACTTATACGCTACTTGGATCAGGGTTATTGTGGTTTGGATGGTTTGGTTTTAACGCCGGTTCTGGACTTGCTGTCAATGGACTTGCCGCAAGAGCATTCTTAGTAACTCTAATTGCACCCGCAGCCGCAGGAGCGAGTTGGTTACTTATTGAATGGTTGCATACAAAAAAAGCAACTGCACTTGGTGCGGCTTCAGGAATTGTTGCAGGTCTTGTGGTCATCACACCTGCTTCTGGTTATGTGGGTGTCCAAGGGGCGTTAATCATGGGAGCCCTAGTATCTCCTTTATGTTATATGGCTATTTTACTCAAAGGAAAACTGGGGTATGACGACACTCTCGACGCATTTGGAATTCATGGTGCAGGTGGTGCTTTTGGTGCGATTCTTACTGGATTTTTTGCATTAGAACTCGCAGAAGGGATGACTTTAGGGAATCAATTGACTGCGCAGGTAATCAGCGTGGTTGTCACAGGACTTTATTCTTTTGTTGTTTCTTATTTACTTGCACTTGTTATTGAAAAAACAATCGGTTTTAGAATCGAGGAAGATAAAGAAATCACCGGACTCGACCAAGAGATCCACGGTGAAAAAGGATATGATATAAGGTAA
- a CDS encoding F0F1 ATP synthase subunit B, which produces MVILAASGFNLLKVNPGLVIWTLVTFSVVVFVLKKFAWDKILHALEERASGIQGDINKAETLRVEAEKSLKEYKDQLFKATEEAHKIVDEAKKDAVALRTRLTEEAHNEVKSIKDTAIREIDLAKSRALSEMQNQIVEMSVLIASEILEKQLKKEDYASFVEKEIAKLDKLKIK; this is translated from the coding sequence TTGGTTATCCTCGCGGCTTCCGGCTTCAATTTGCTGAAAGTCAATCCGGGTCTGGTCATCTGGACCCTGGTCACTTTCTCAGTTGTTGTCTTCGTTCTTAAAAAATTTGCATGGGACAAGATCCTTCATGCTCTCGAAGAACGTGCTTCCGGCATCCAAGGCGATATCAACAAAGCAGAAACCCTTCGTGTAGAAGCAGAAAAGTCTTTAAAAGAATACAAAGACCAACTCTTCAAAGCGACGGAAGAAGCTCATAAAATTGTAGATGAAGCTAAAAAAGATGCAGTTGCTCTCCGCACAAGATTGACGGAAGAAGCACACAATGAAGTGAAAAGCATTAAAGATACCGCAATTCGCGAAATTGATTTAGCGAAAAGCAGAGCTTTGTCTGAAATGCAAAACCAAATTGTGGAAATGTCCGTTCTCATCGCGAGTGAGATCTTGGAGAAACAATTGAAGAAGGAAGACTATGCTTCCTTTGTCGAAAAAGAGATCGCAAAACTCGATAAACTTAAAATAAAATGA
- the atpB gene encoding F0F1 ATP synthase subunit A: MYLRAISVENKSKYRFFLSFLLVFSLSFTNVFANDSEGHGSDEGFDFSEVMAHHLGDAPIFPLNFGGTIVTEGQPEFDAENHDVFVNHDGVKYHYVGGLDLHITKRVTMMWIACFFMFLVFIPAANLIAKNPKKVHNKFTSGVEAFVSYLKENVVDSSLDHHGHSYYHYIFSLFFFILFCNLFGLIPSVGELTVAASDALVAVGLYEHTPHSLHTFGEVWSGITPTGDISVTLSLASITLLTIYGTAFSYQGISFVAHAVPKGVPLLLWPLMWALEFIVTHIARSFALTMRLLANMTAGHVMILALLGFIFMSESWLIAPVSVLSSVLIYFLELLVAFLQAFIFSLLTTVFIGTVMHRH; the protein is encoded by the coding sequence TTGTATTTGCGAGCTATTTCAGTGGAAAATAAGTCTAAATATCGGTTTTTTTTATCATTTTTATTAGTTTTTTCCCTTAGTTTTACGAATGTTTTTGCAAACGATTCGGAAGGGCACGGCTCTGATGAGGGCTTCGATTTCAGCGAAGTCATGGCGCACCACTTAGGTGATGCTCCTATTTTTCCTCTCAACTTTGGTGGTACAATTGTTACTGAAGGACAACCTGAGTTTGACGCAGAAAACCATGATGTCTTTGTAAACCATGACGGAGTGAAGTATCATTACGTAGGCGGGCTCGATCTTCACATTACCAAACGGGTGACCATGATGTGGATCGCATGTTTCTTTATGTTCCTTGTTTTTATCCCGGCTGCAAATCTGATCGCAAAGAATCCTAAAAAAGTTCATAACAAATTTACTTCTGGTGTAGAGGCTTTCGTAAGTTATCTAAAAGAAAATGTTGTGGATTCCTCTCTTGACCACCACGGACATTCTTATTACCATTACATCTTCTCTTTGTTTTTCTTTATTCTTTTCTGTAACTTGTTTGGCCTCATTCCTTCTGTCGGGGAACTGACTGTTGCTGCTTCTGATGCACTTGTTGCGGTTGGATTGTATGAACACACCCCACACTCTCTTCACACGTTTGGAGAAGTTTGGTCAGGGATCACACCCACTGGTGACATCAGTGTCACCCTTTCTCTCGCATCCATTACATTACTTACCATTTATGGAACAGCATTTTCTTACCAAGGAATTTCCTTCGTAGCACATGCAGTTCCAAAGGGAGTTCCGCTCCTTCTCTGGCCACTCATGTGGGCCTTAGAGTTCATTGTAACTCACATTGCTCGCTCTTTTGCGTTAACAATGAGGTTACTTGCCAACATGACAGCAGGACACGTTATGATCCTTGCGTTACTTGGTTTTATCTTTATGAGCGAAAGTTGGCTCATTGCACCTGTATCTGTACTCAGTTCAGTGCTTATTTACTTTTTAGAACTACTTGTAGCCTTTTTACAAGCGTTCATTTTCTCACTGCTCACAACCGTGTTCATCGGAACTGTGATGCATAGACATTAA
- a CDS encoding P-II family nitrogen regulator yields the protein MKLVIAIIQPHKLEEVKNELTKNEIYRLTVSDVQGYGQQKGKTEVFRGHEYQVNLLRKVRLEIAVNDEFVKPTVDAILKAAKTGPEGKIGDGKIFVMPLEEVIRIRSGERGNKAI from the coding sequence ATGAAATTAGTAATTGCAATCATCCAGCCGCATAAGTTAGAAGAAGTAAAAAACGAACTTACTAAAAACGAAATCTATCGTCTGACAGTCAGTGATGTACAAGGTTATGGCCAACAAAAAGGAAAAACAGAAGTATTCCGTGGACATGAATACCAAGTGAACCTACTTCGGAAGGTAAGATTAGAAATCGCTGTGAATGATGAGTTTGTCAAACCAACAGTGGATGCCATTTTAAAGGCCGCAAAAACAGGGCCTGAAGGTAAAATCGGAGATGGAAAAATTTTCGTGATGCCACTCGAAGAAGTAATTCGCATTCGTAGCGGAGAACGAGGGAACAAAGCCATCTAA
- a CDS encoding MarR family winged helix-turn-helix transcriptional regulator produces the protein MSKLKNPSDEVLLLKNQICFSLYSSMHRLMKIYRPLLAAVGLTYPQYLVMLVLWEEERITVSGLGERLQLDSGTLTPLLKRLEQSGFVERKRSSEDERVVFVSLTKGGKHLREKAKAIPEQIFCLSGIEENQAIQLKRILDELGQT, from the coding sequence TTGTCAAAGCTTAAGAATCCCTCAGATGAGGTTCTTCTTTTGAAGAACCAAATTTGTTTTTCTTTATATTCTTCAATGCATCGTTTGATGAAGATCTACCGCCCACTTCTTGCGGCGGTGGGGCTTACTTATCCCCAATATCTTGTTATGTTGGTACTTTGGGAAGAAGAAAGAATTACTGTGAGTGGACTAGGGGAACGTCTGCAGTTGGACTCTGGAACGTTAACTCCTTTATTAAAGAGATTAGAGCAAAGTGGATTTGTAGAACGTAAAAGAAGTTCTGAAGATGAACGAGTTGTGTTTGTGTCACTAACGAAAGGTGGAAAACATTTACGTGAAAAAGCAAAGGCCATACCGGAACAGATTTTTTGTTTATCAGGAATTGAAGAAAACCAAGCAATCCAGTTAAAAAGAATTTTAGATGAACTTGGACAAACCTAA